A region from the Curtobacterium sp. MCBA15_012 genome encodes:
- a CDS encoding NUDIX domain-containing protein: protein MQRATPPGPPPGPRDPGDAWAVGPDGTKAWGRFGAAGLLVDDGAGRVLLQHRVEWSHHGGTWGIPGGARHQGEDPVRAALRESAEEAGVPADGVTLRHTSVLDLGFWTYTTVVGRASRPFEPVIADRESLALSWVPVDEVDDLPLHPGFGASWPALRAAVPTTPHVVVDAANVVGSVPDGWWRDRAGAAGRLLDTVTALAAAGLPAASLGLGFTRWWPRWTVVLEGEARAAADAAGAVEVVRAEGSGDDAIVAAAGAAVDAGDAPVVVVTADRGLRSRVEALGAEVRGPGWFREQDHEGAPTTP, encoded by the coding sequence GTGCAGCGCGCAACGCCTCCCGGACCGCCACCCGGCCCCCGCGACCCCGGGGACGCCTGGGCGGTCGGACCCGACGGCACCAAGGCCTGGGGCCGCTTCGGCGCCGCCGGGTTGCTCGTCGACGACGGCGCCGGACGGGTGCTCCTGCAGCACCGCGTCGAGTGGAGCCACCACGGCGGCACCTGGGGGATCCCGGGCGGCGCCCGCCACCAGGGCGAGGACCCCGTGCGCGCGGCGCTCCGCGAGTCCGCCGAGGAGGCCGGCGTGCCGGCCGACGGCGTCACCCTGCGGCACACGTCCGTGCTCGACCTGGGGTTCTGGACCTACACGACCGTCGTGGGGCGCGCCTCCCGGCCCTTCGAACCGGTGATCGCCGACCGCGAGAGCCTCGCGCTGTCCTGGGTGCCCGTCGACGAGGTCGACGACCTGCCGCTCCACCCCGGGTTCGGCGCCTCCTGGCCCGCGCTCCGTGCCGCGGTGCCGACCACCCCGCACGTCGTCGTCGACGCCGCGAACGTCGTCGGCAGCGTGCCGGACGGGTGGTGGCGCGACCGGGCGGGCGCGGCCGGACGGCTGCTCGACACCGTGACGGCGCTCGCCGCGGCCGGGTTGCCGGCGGCGTCGCTCGGGCTCGGGTTCACCCGGTGGTGGCCGCGGTGGACCGTGGTCCTCGAGGGCGAGGCCCGTGCCGCTGCCGACGCCGCGGGCGCGGTCGAGGTCGTGCGTGCCGAGGGGTCCGGGGACGACGCGATCGTGGCGGCCGCCGGAGCCGCCGTCGACGCGGGCGACGCGCCCGTCGTCGTGGTCACGGCGGACCGTGGCCTGCGGTCCCGCGTCGAGGCGCTCGGTGCCGAGGTGCGCGGCCCCGGGTGGTTCCGCGAGCAGGACCACGAGGGCGCTCCGACGACGCCCTGA